The region CCGGATGATCTCGCGGACCTTCAGAACTTCTATGCCGAATTCTTCGTCACCCAGGTTAAAGCTGACGAGTTGGTTGAGCTCTCCCTTGGACTCATCACTCTTGACCACCAGTTCGTTGGACATCATCCCATCCTTTCTGTGTTTCAGATCGTTGTCGCACTGCCCATTCTATACCAGTTTGCCAAGGCCCTGTCAAAGCCTGAACGGCCCGGCCGCAGCAGCGGGCGGAATGCACGCGCCTGCATCAATGCCCGCGATTTCGCGTGCGCTTCTTGCCCTTAACGTTCTCATGGCGCTTATGCGTCTTTTTCACCTTTTGCACACTATGCTTCCTGGCTTTGGCGGACGGGGCGTCGTATTTGATGCTGCTCAGCAACAGCTGGGGCTCCGCAAAGCCCGGATCGGCCTTTTTTGCCGCCTCCAGCATCTCCCTGGCCTCGGAGATGCGCCCGCTTTTCAGGTAGGCCCGGCCGAGGGCAAAGAGCGCCCTGGCATTGTCAGGCTTCAACTCGAGTGACTTCCGGTACTCGCTGAAGGCCAGCTCATAATCCTTTTTGAACTCATAGACGATCCCCAGGCGGTAGTGGCGTTGCGGGTCGTCCGGCGACCTTTCCAGCCAATCCTTGACAAGCCCGGTCAGGTCATCGAAGCGCTTCTGCCTGACATAGAGCGTGATCAGGCCATTGCGGGCTTCCTCGTCCTCAGCGTTCAGCCGGATGACTTCCCGGTAATGATACTCCGCCTTTTCGGGAGACGAACGGCGCATGAGTATCCGCGCCAGTTCCCGATGACCCTCGATACTGGTCGGATCGAGGCGCAGGGCCTCTTCGTACTCCAGGACCGCGTTTTTCAGATCCTTGCCACGAACGTACACCCGCCCCAGGTTCAGGTGATACAGCGGGTTGTCGGCTCTCGTGCGGATCAGCTCGCGGTACTGCTCCGCCGCCTCGGCAAAACTGCCGCGCCAGGTGAATATCTCGGCCAGTCTGCGCCGGGCGTTGACGTTGGAGGGGTCGGACTGGAGCGCCCCACGGTAAAACGACAGCGCTTCATCGAGCTGCCCCTTGCGCTCGTTGAGCAGGCCAAGCCGGTACAGCGTTGCGCCGTCCTTTGCCCCTCCCTTGACCAGCGCCGTGAACGTCGCCGCGGCGTCATCGTCATGGCCGGCCGCCATTTGGGCGTCCCCCAGTTTCTGCTGTACGCCGGTCCAGTCGGAGCGTCCCTTGAGAGCCGTCTGGTAGGCGGTAATGGCCTTGCCGTATTCGCGTTCCGCCATGAACTCATCGCCCTTGCGGGCGAAGTCTTCCGGGTCGATGGTGACATCGATCCCGGCCAGCAGATACTCCTTACGGGCCGCCTCCCGGTCGCCCTTTTCCATCAGCACATCCGCCAAGAGCTTGTGCCCCTTCGGGTCAGAGGCATTGGCCGCAAGGTAGGTCCGAAGCTGACCGGCCGCCTGGTCGAGCTTGCCGGCCCTGCGGTAGACTCCGGCCAGCCCGAGACGGGCGGCCGCATCGCCGGGCTTCAGTACCAGCAGCCGGTCATACGCGCTTGCCGCCTTGTCGTACTGTTTGAGGTCTTCATAGGCCCTGGCAAGGCCGGCATGAATAGCGGCGTCATCGGGGAAGGCCCGGCGTGCCGAGCTGTAATGGAACAGCGCCAGGGCCGGCAATGCCCCCTCCCCCATGATCGTGCCCAGGGCTCGATGATAGCGGGGATCGGGCTTGCCCATAAGCCCTCTGGTCAGTTCGACCGACGCCTCCCTGTCCCGCCCCTGCTGGAGGAGCAGCAGGCCAAGGTTGCCATGGGCTTCGGCAACGGTGGCGTCTTTGGCCACCACCTCGCGGTAGAGCGCCATTGCGCTGTCCAGCTTACCGGACCGTTCGGCCCTGAGCGCCTTGACGAAACGCCCGGCAGCACCATCCGGGCATACTTTGAGAATGCCCTCTTCCTGTTTCAACCGTTGCGGGGCAGCGCTGACGGCGGTGAGCGTGTCGAGGGACCTGCGCGCTTCCGTGCAGGGGTCGGACTTGGACAGCCCCCAGGTAAAACCGCAACAGAAAACGACCGCGATTACGAGAACAAAAAAACGAATAAAGGTCATGCCTTGCATCATGGTTACCCGATCCTTCCTCCACCCCGGAGGACCTTGCAGCGATCCCCCGGGGTGAGAACAGCTTACGGCGTCATCACGACAAGTTCGTCGCGGCGATTCTTTTTCCAGGCCGCCTCGTCATGCCCCTGGTCGGCCGGACGCTCTTTGCCATAGCTTAGACGGCAAGCCGCCCGTCGGAACCCCCACCAGTGCCATCAGATACTCCCTGGCAGGACGAGACTGCCAGGGGGCACACGTGCAGCAGTCGCCGACGGTATGGCCACGGTTGCAGGAACATGGCGGGATTCAAACGAACGAAGGGGAACGGGGAGGAGCGCGCGGCGTTAAAAGCCGTAACAGCAGCAGGAGGGAAACGAACGGCACCGTGAGGGGACTGGCCGGCGGCTGGCTTGCGGGAGGAGCGGCTTGCGGAATCGACCACCCCAGGGCAACGGGTTCATTGCACTGTTTTGCCGGCGCCTGCTGGAGCGGTTTTCCCGTGGGAGGTTCCAGAACGGCGCGCGGTGATGGCTTCGGCTTGTGCGGACGTGACAGGTTTGGGACCTTCATCCCGAGGAACAACAGGAATAAAGGCAGGGCAAAGCAAACCAGGTGCCTGGTCAGGTGGTGCCGCATGGCGTGGTACATGACGACAGTAATATCAGATTGTTGCAGCAAAGTGCAACCGAATTGGTCGGCACGCCGTGGGGCGTTCGCCCCTCTTCCCCGCTACTCCTTGCTCCGGGGCAGATCCTTCGCCTCATTCTCATGCTTGGCACCCCGGTCCCCGAGGTCGCAGGAATTGGACATTCAGGTGGGCACGCCGAGGCGCGGCAGGATAAACTTCTGGAGCACAATCCACACTGCCAGGAATACGATCAGCACTATCAGGTCTTTCACTCCGTCACCTCGCTTTTCAGACTCAGGCCGGGCAGGTTGTGTGGGGATCGTATCCTCACCCCCTGCCCAATAATTCAATTTATACTATATAACAAAAAACATATCAAGAATAATTCACAAACGGAAACAGGGCCGGCCGACGCCGGGGCAGTGCCTTTGGGCCCACAGGCACCGTGATGGTTGTGACAGTACGCGGGATGGGGTATAGTGTGTTCGTGGCTTTGCTGCCCGAGCGTCTGTTTCCCGGAGGTACGCCCCTTGCTCATATCCCTGTTTTTGACCGTACTCTTGCTGACCGGTGAACTTCAGCACCCTTGTATGTCCGCGGCGGAAACAGCCACGATGATCGCCCAACCGGCCCGGGGCGACGAGAAGGGAGCCGAGAAGGAGAAAAAGGAGCCGCTCCCGGCTGCGGAAACACCGGTCGTTACCCGCCACACCATCCGCCTGAAGGGCAAGGAACTGGCCTATACGGCGACCGCAGGCAAACTGCCGGTGCTCAACGATGCCGGCGAAACCGAGGCCCGGATCTTTTTTGTCGCCTACACCGTTCCCACCCCCTCGCCCAGCGTCAAACGGCCGCTCCTGTTCATCTTCAACGGCGGTCCCGGCTCATCGTCGGTCTGGCTGCACCTCGGGGCTGCCGGCCCCCGCATCGTGCGCATGCTGCCCGATGGCAGGATGCCCGCTCCCCCCTTTCGCCTGGATGACAACGGCACAACCTGGCTGGAATGGGCTGATCTGGTGTTCATCGACCCGGTCGGCACCGGCTACAGCCGGGCGGCCAAGGCGGATCTGACGAAAAAATTCACCACGGTCCAGGGGGATGTGGACTCGTTGGGCCAGTTCATCAGGCTCTATCTGGGACGCTACGAACGCTGGGGCGGACCGTTGTTCCTGGCGGGGGAGAGCTATGGGGCCTTCCGCTCCGCCGGGCTGTCCGAATACCTGCTTGAGCACGGCATCGCGCTCAACGGCATCGTGCTCGTCTCCTCGGTCATGAACATGCAAACCCTCAGCTTCGATCAGGGCAATGACCTCCCCTACCCCCTGTTCCTCCCCAGCTATACGGCAACGGCGTGGTATCATGGCAAGCTGGCGCCCCCACTCCAGGCCGACCTGGACACGACGCTGGCCCAGGCCGAGTCATGGGCGGCAACGGAGTATACGGCGGCCCTGGTCCAGGGGGATGGCCTGCCCGCCGAAAAACGCCGCGAGATCGTCGGCAAACTGGCCGAATTTACCGGACTGGATGCGGCCTTCATCGCCAACCGCAACCTGCGTATCGACAACAGAAGCTTCGTCAGGGAACTCCTCCGCGACCGGCAGCAGATGGTCGGCTATCTGGACAGCCGTTTCGCGGCACAGGACCTGGAACCGTCGAGCCATCGCGGCTTCGACCCCACCGTCGCCGTCATCCGCCCCCCCTACACCGATGCGTTCAACCGCTATATCCGCGCGGAACTGGGGTACCAGTCCGATCTGGAATACTTTACCCTGGGCGGCGGCATCGGCCACTGGGACTGGGAGGCGAAGAACAGCTACGCCGACACCAGCGACAACCTGCGCAACAGTTTTGCCAAAAACCCCTCCATGAAGCTCTTCGTGGCTATGGGGCTCTTCGATCTGGCAACTCCCCACTTTTCCAGCGCGTACACCCTCAACCACTTAGGCTTGACGCCGGCGCTCCGGAAAAACATTTCAACCCGCCGGTACCGTGCCGGCCATATGATGTACCTGGACAGCGTCTCCCGGGAGCAGTTGAATCGCGACGTCAAGGAGTTCGTCCAGAGGACGCTGGCTGAAAACGAATGAGGTAGACGCCCCGGACACAAGGACCGCCTCCCGAATGTATCTTTTCCCTATACAGGTACTTTCCGCCCCCGACTTCAAAAAAAATCAAACAATCTCAGCGTGCTGGGCCCGCGGCCCCGGCATCCCGCATCGTCACGGCTGTATGGGATTGGTATACAGACCCCCATGGAGCAGGTACTCCGAGCGGTTACCCGCCCTCGCCGCCAAAAACAATATCCAATAATATAACCATGTTACAACCGCATAAAAAACTTTTTACGTTATGGCATGGCCGATGCAATTTAAAAGGTCAAGGAAGCGGACACCCGAAGAAAGAAAGGAGAGAGCCATGAGAACCTTATCAGCAACGCTAATGTCCCTGATGATCACTGCCGCAAGAGCGATGGCAGCGGGAGGGGGAAGTGAAGGCGAAGGTATGGGTTTGCTGGCCACATTCTTCATCGCGTTCGGGATACTGATCGTCCTGTTCCAGTTCATCCCGGGTGTCATGCTGTTCGTCGGGATGGTGAAAGGGATTTTTTCAGCCAGCGATGAAAAATCGCACGGAACCATGGGCACAAAATAGTCCGCAAACGGTTGGCGCGAGAGGGAAACGGCCGGTCTTCGGACGGAGTCAAGACAGGGAGGATGCCATGAAAACCACACTATTGAAAAACGCTCTGCTTTTGAGCATAGGTTCCGTTTCCAACGCGTTCGCCGCGAGCGGCGCACGGGAAGACAACAGTGGGCTGTTCGTATGGATATTCCTGGGATTCTGCGCCCTGATCGTCATTGCCCAGCTCATGCCGGTCGTGCTGCTGCTGTTCGGCTTCGCCAAGGGGCTCAGCAAGGACAAGGCCGCCGAACCGCAGACGGTGAAGAGCAAATAAGCGAACGCGAACCGGGGCGGGAACGCCTGCCCCGGCTCAGGGGTTGACGGCCACGGCAAGCAGAACCGGGTAGACGCGCTCCCCCTTGCGCACGGTGGTGGCACTGCGGACAGCGATGGAGACGAAGCCGGCCCGGGCGAGCAAGCCCTCCAGTTCTTCCCGGCTGAAACCGTGGTGGAAGACGCCGGTCTGATCCTCGTGGAAGCTGCCGTCCTCGGTTTCCAGATCAGCCAGGGCGACCCAGCCGCCGGGGCGCAACAGTCCCCGCAGCGACGTCAGGAGTGGGACGATCTCCGGGATGTGGTGCAGGGTCATGGCGCTGGTGACGAGATGAAAAGGGCCTGCGGGCAACTCCCCCTGTTCCAGGTTGCAGCGAAGCGCACGCGTATTCGTAATGCCTGCTGCGGCGCATTTGGCGGTCAGGCGGTCCACCATCCCCTGGGAGCTGTCCATGCCGACCATGCTGTGCAGGGCCGGCGCCAGGTCGAGGGTCAGCAGTCCGGTGCCGCAGCCGTAGTCCATCCCGTCCCAGTCGGCCGAAAGCGGGACCGCATTCTTTATTGCCGTCCCGATGTCCGCAGCCAGCTTTACCCGACGCGGCTCCTCATCCCAGGTTGCTGCGGCACTATCGAAATTCTTCCGTTCCATGATATTCCTCCCCAATGGCCTGTTACGGCGTGTTCCACGGCGCACGCCCGGCGCTTCGCGTGTCCCGTGGAACACGTCCCGCCACAACGGCTTCCCGACGATCATACCTCAAGGGTATACCCGACCTGCGCAACCTGGAATTCCCGCGGCACCTCCCGCGACAGGCGCGCCGCGGCGGCAAACCCGGTGCAATGGCCGGCCGCGATCTTCCTGATCCCCCACTCCTTGACCGCCTGAACGGTTTTTTCCGCCTGCTCCCGGCCGCAAAACGCCAGATGGGTCCCGCCGATCAGGGCATACACATCGCGCCGGCCGGTCGTGGAGGCGATATGTTCCAGGGTATTGATCACTCCGGCATGGCAGCACCCCAGCACGACCACCAGCCCCCTGCCGGTCTCCAGCACCAGCGACTGGTCGTCAATCGTGACGTCCAACTCCTGTCCGGTGCAGTCACGGTACAGCCCCTGGTCACCGGTTTCGAACGCCGTGACGCGGGGGATCTCGCCCGTAAGGTGAACGCCGGGGGCCAGTTCGCGGAATGCCGTCGAAAGATCGAAGGCCGCCCCGGCCCGTTCCAGCTGCTCCCGCCCCTGGGGCAGGCCGATGGGCAGGCACTCTCCCGTATCCTTGACCCGGTAACGGGGGGTGAAGATCGCCGTGTGCCCGTACACCCGGCGGGGTCCGCACTCCTGCAGGTAGGGGAGCAGCCCGCCGGCATGGTCGAAATGGCCATGGGAAAGGGCCACTTTGCCCACGGCAGAAAGATTCTTGTTCATCCGGCGGGCGTTGTGCAGCAGGGTAAGCCCCTGGCCGGTATCGAACAGGATGGCCTCCCCGCCGGACGGTTCGATCAGGGCGGCAAAGCCGTGCTCTCCCAGAGTGCCGGAGATGGGGCCGACCGAATTTTCACACAGGACGGTAATACGAAAGTTCATATGCCACCTTCTTCTCCATCTTGACCCCGGATGCCGTCACACCTCACCAAAATATATCAATATACATATAGTAAAGACCATGTCAACCACGGCAACAAAAACGCCCGGCAGCATCAGGCTGCCGGGCGGCAAAAACGGGGATTACAAGGGCACTCATGAAGATGTGCCGTTAGCGTCCGACCTCGGCGATGGCCTCTTTTATGGCGTTTCTGGTAATCTCGCGGCTGCCGATCAGGAGTTTCCGCTTTTTGGTTCTGGGATTGTCGATCACCACCGTGGGGGTAGCCTTGACGCCGAAACCGCGGAAGATGGATTCGAAGAGCTTGACGCCGTTCATGATCTCGACGAAGTTGTGGGGCCGCAGCGTGATGCCCAGGGGAGCCACCGCCGCCTGGACCTGCTCCGGGGTCGGGCTCTTGGTGCTGCGGGAGAGTTCGTCCAATACATGGCGCAGGCGCATGTATTTGTCCTTGTTGTACACGATGAATTGCAGGTTGAAGGGGGTGTAGTTGGAGGTGTCCGGGTGGATCGGCATATCGACGAACGCCACGCGGGCCGCTGCGGCAATCTCCGGGAAGGCCTTCTCAATTTCTGGCTCCACCTTGCGGCAGACGGGGCAAAACCAATCGCTGACAACGTACACCGTAGTATCGCTCTGGCGCTTGCCGAAGTAGATGTCGGGCCCTGCCGCCTCCGCCTCCTTCTGCACACCGGCCACGGCAGCGCCGAGGCCGATCAGGAGTGCGAGGATCATCACTGCAATATGGGTACATCTCGTTTTCATGCTTCCTCCCAATGCCGTATGCGTAACCAGCAATTCGTAGATCAGGGCGAGCCCCGCCGTGGCGACCATGGCCGCAATGCCGAGACAGACCGGACACCAGGCGCCGATAACGTACTTTTGGATCCAGATCAGCCGCAGTTCGGCCCCGGCGGCCCCAGCGACGCCATAGAGCAGCAGGGTGCCGGCAAGGGGAACGCGCCTGCGCAGGGCCGCCCCCAGGATCAACACGCCGAAGAAGAGGCAGCCGAACCAGCCGAAGTCCATGCCGAAGATGGTATATTTGGCCGTTTCACTGCACAGGGCCGTGCAGATCTTGAGGCCGGAAAGGATGGAGAGGGTCAGGCCGGCCAGAAGCGCCAGCCAGAGCACTACGCCGGCGACCGCCGTACCTGCGCGGGAAGATGATGGCATCGAGCTGCTCATTGTTTGTTGTGGAATCCGTAACACGTCGATAGTTCGTCGGTTATTCCCAGGGGGCATCCCCCTGGCCGCGATCAATGCCCACAATATAGCACGGCGGACGTAAAATGCGAGTGCAATCTTTCATTAACCTGACGGCAACGGGGCACTTACCCCGCTTGACCCGGCGGCCCATCATATCTATAGTAACGGCTGATGCATTCCATCTGGATAGACGATACCACCCCGAGGCGAGCGAGATGACATCCCCCCTGCGCCACAAACCGTTCCTTCTTTTTCTGCTGGCGCGCGCCGCTGCCACCATCGCGTACCAGATGACCGGCGTCGCCGTGGGGTGGCAGATCTATTCCCTGACCCATCGCGCCTTCGACCTCGGCCTGGTCGGACTCGTGCAGTTCATCCCCTCGGCGGCGCTGGTGCTGCTGGTGGGACACGTTGCCGACCGCTACGACCGCCGCCGGATCGTCGCTCTCGCGCAGTTCGTCGAGGCGGCGGCGCTGTTCGGCCTCTGTTTGGGAAGCCACGCCCAGTGGGCCGGCAAAGAGGCCATACTCGCGTTCATCTTCCTGATCGGCATCGCCCGCGCCTTTGAATTCACCACCCTCCAAACCCTGGTCCCCACCCTGGTGGCCCAGGAGACCCTCCCCCGGGCAATGGCGCTCAACGCTTCGGTCAGGCAGGCGGCCGTCATCCTCGGCCCGATGATGGGCGGCTTCCTCTATATTGCCGGCCCTGCGGTGGTTTACGCCGTCAGCGGCGCGCTCTTTCTCCTGTCGGCCGCCGCCATTGCGGCAATTAGGATCGAACGGCCGCTGTCGCAGCAGCGTGAACCGGTTTCCCTCCACTTCGTCTTTGCGGGAGTTTCTTATATCCGCAGCCGTCGGGTGGTGCTGGGTGCCATATCCCTCGACCTCTTCGCGGTGCTGCTCGGCGGCGCCACCGCCCTGCTGCCGATCTATGCCCGCGACATCCTCTCCGCCGGCCCCTGGGGGCTCGGCTTCCTGCGTTCCGCGCCGGCGGTCGGCGCCTTTGCCGCATCCGTCTACCTGGCGCGCCAGCCGTTGCAGCGCAAGGTAGGAAAGGTCATGTTTGCCGCAGTAACCTGGTTCGGCATTGCCACCATCGTCTTCGCCCTCTCCACGTCCATCGCCCTGTCGTTCGTGGCCCTGGTGGTGCTCGGCTGGTCCGACATGTTGAGCGTGGTCATCCGTTCGACCCTGGTGCAGTTGGAGACCCCCGACGAAATGCGCGGACGGGTCAGCGCCGTCAACGCCATTTTCATCGGCACCTCCAACGAACTGGGAGAATTCGAATCGGGACTGACCGCCGCCTGGTTCGGGACCGTGCCCGCCGCACTGATCGGCGGTATCGGCACCTTGCTGGTGGTCCTGCTCTGGCGGCGTTTCTTCCCCGAACTGGCGCAGCGCGAGCGGCTCCAGGCGGATTGAGGCTTTCTTCCGGTACGCCGCTGTGGTATTACTGACGGGATGATTTTTGTACGGGGAGCAGGGATAACAGTGATCATGCCAGACCGACAACACCATGGGTACGGCATCCGTGCCGGCCTCGGGCGCATCCTGCAGGCCGGCCTCGCCCTTGTCGTCCTGTGTCTCGCGGCCCTGCCCGCCTCGGGCGCCACCGACGACCAGAGCCGGAATCCGGGCGACAAGGTCATCATCGTCGGCGGCAACCGCGCCTACCCCCCCTACGAGTTCCTGGACAAGGACGGCCAGCCGGCCGGCTACAACGTGGACCTCACCCGGGCCATCGCCAAGGTCATGGGGATGAAGGTGGAATTCCGTTTCGGCGCCTGGTCCGAGATGCGCACCGCCCTCATGAACGGCGAGATCGACGTCCTCCAGGGGATCTCGTTTTCGGAAGAGCGCCTGGGTTCCATCACCTTCTCCCCCCCGCACACCATCGTCCACCACGCCATCTTTGCCCGCAAGGACACGAGGCCGGTCAACTCCATCGAGGAGTTGCGCGGCAAGGAGATCATCGTATTCCGCGACGGGATCATGCACGATTCCCTGAGGAACCTCGGTTTCAGCGGCAATCTGCACTTCGCCGAAACCCCGGCCGACGCCCTGCGCCTGCTCGCCTCGGGAGCCCACGACTACGCGGTCGTCGCCATCCTGCCCGGCATGTACCTCATCCGGGAACTCCACCTGACGAATGTCGTCCCGGTGGCGACGAGCATTGCCGCCCAGAAATACTGCTATGGCGTCAGAAAGGGGAACGACGAGCTGATGACCCGCATCAGCGAAGGGCTCGCCATCCTCCACAAAACCGGCCAGTATCAGGCGATCTACGACAAATGGCTCGGCACCCTGGAGCCGCCGCCGGTTTCCTGGGAGCGGGCCGTACGCTATGGCGCCCTGGTCCTGATCCTGCTCCTGCTCATCCTGGCCGCCACGGTGGTCTGGTCCCGGACCCTCCAGAAGCGCGTGGCGCTGCGGACCCAGGAACTGGCCCGCGAGTCGGCGGAGCGTAAACGGGCCCTGGAGGAACTCCGCCGCCACCAGGACAAACTCATTCAGGCCGACAAGATGGCCTCCCTAGGGATCCTCGTCTCCGGCGTGGCCCACGAGATCAACAACCCCAACGGCCTGATCCTGCTCAACATGCCGATCCTCAAAGAGGTCTACCAGGACTCGGTGGAGGTGCTGGAGGCCCGTTACCGGGAATCCGGAGACTTCCCCCTCGGCGGGCTCCCCTATTCGCGCATGCGCAACGAGGTCCCGCACATGCTGGACGAGATGCTGGAAGGCTCCAAACGCATCAAGCGCATCGTGGAGGAACTCAAGGATTTCGCCCGCCAAGACGACAACTCCGGCAGCGACCTCTTCGATCTGAACCAGGTGGCCCAGGCGGCCGTGCGTTTGGTGGACAGCTCGCTGCGCAAGGCGACGGTCAATTTTTCGGCGGAATACGCCGCCGACATCCCCCAGGTACGGGGCAACGCCCAGCGCATCGAGCAGGTGGTCGTGAACCTCCTGCTCAACGCCTGCCAGGCGCTGCCCAACACGGAGTGCAGGATCGCCCTGGCCACCTTCCGCGTCAGCAACGCCAGGATCGTGGCCCTGACCATAACGGACGAGGGGGTCGGCATCGCCGCCGAGCATATCCCCCGCCTTACCGATCCGTTCTTTACCACCAAGCGGGAGACGGGGGGGACCGGGCTCGGCCTCTCGGTGTCGGCGGGAATCGTCAACGAGCACGGCGGGACGCTCAAATTCAACTCGACCCCCGGCGCGGGCACGACCGTCATCCTGACCCTCCCGGCCGCCGAGGAGACGCCATGAGCCAGAACCTCTACCCCCCCTTTTGCATACTCCTGGTGGATGACGAGCCGGCCTGGCTCCGCTCCCTCTCCCTCACCCTGGAGCGGTCCGCCGGCATCACCAACATCCTCACCTGCCAGGACAGCCGGGAGGTGAAGGAGATCCTCGCCGCCCGCAATGTGGGCCTGATCCTCCTCGACCTCACCATGCCCCATGTCTCGGGAGAAGACCTCCTGACCATGATCGCGGAACAGCATCCGAAGACCACCACCATCGTGATCAGCGGCATGAACCAGCTGGAAACCGCCGTACGCTGCATGCGGCTCGGGGCCTTCGATTATTTCGTCAAAACCGTGGAGGAAGACCGGCTGGTGGGGGGGGTGCTGCGCGCCATCCGGATGCTGGAACTCCAGCGCGAGAACCACGAGATGTCCAGCCGCGTCCTTACCGGGGCGCTGCGGCATCCCGAGGCCTTTACCGCCATCATCACGGCCAACCAGGCCATGCACGCCATTTTTTCCTACGTGGAGGCGGTTGCGGTCAGTCCCCAGCCGCTCCTCATCACCGGGGAAAGCGGGGTCGGCAAGGAGCTCCTGGCCCGCGCCACCCACCTTTTGAGCGGCTGCGCGGGACCGCTTGTGGCGGTGAACGTGGCCGGCCTGGACGACACGGTGTTTGCCGACACCCTGTTCGGCCATACCAAAGGGGCCTTCACCGGCGCCGACCAGCCGCGCCGGGGGATGATCGAGGAGGCCGCCGACGGCACCCTGTTCCTGGACGAAATCGGCGATCTCAGCATCCCCTCCCAGGTCAAGCTCCTGAGACTCCTCCAGGAGGGGGAATACTTCCCCCTGGGGAGCGACCGCCCAAAACGCCTCAAGGCGCGGATCATCGTGGCCACCCACCACAACCTCGTCCAGAAGGAGGCGGACGGGAGATTCCGCCGCGACCTCTTCTACCGCCTGCGGACCCACCACGTCCAGGTCCCGCCGCTCAGGGAGCGCAAGGAAGACATCCCGCTTTTGCTCGACTATTTCCTCGGCAAGGTCGCCCACGCCCTGGGAAAGAAGAAGCCGACCCCTCCCCGGGAACTGGCCCAGCTCCTTGCCACCTATTCCTTTCCCGGCAACGTGCGCGAGCTGAAGGCCA is a window of Geobacter sp. FeAm09 DNA encoding:
- a CDS encoding sigma-54 dependent transcriptional regulator, which codes for MSQNLYPPFCILLVDDEPAWLRSLSLTLERSAGITNILTCQDSREVKEILAARNVGLILLDLTMPHVSGEDLLTMIAEQHPKTTTIVISGMNQLETAVRCMRLGAFDYFVKTVEEDRLVGGVLRAIRMLELQRENHEMSSRVLTGALRHPEAFTAIITANQAMHAIFSYVEAVAVSPQPLLITGESGVGKELLARATHLLSGCAGPLVAVNVAGLDDTVFADTLFGHTKGAFTGADQPRRGMIEEAADGTLFLDEIGDLSIPSQVKLLRLLQEGEYFPLGSDRPKRLKARIIVATHHNLVQKEADGRFRRDLFYRLRTHHVQVPPLRERKEDIPLLLDYFLGKVAHALGKKKPTPPRELAQLLATYSFPGNVRELKAMIYDAVSVHRDHILSMDTFLRGIGRPEAASVAAAPEGNPFAHLERLPSFAEATELLVAEAITRAKGNQTIAARLLGISQPALSKRLKLAREQEE
- a CDS encoding transporter substrate-binding domain-containing protein, whose product is MPDRQHHGYGIRAGLGRILQAGLALVVLCLAALPASGATDDQSRNPGDKVIIVGGNRAYPPYEFLDKDGQPAGYNVDLTRAIAKVMGMKVEFRFGAWSEMRTALMNGEIDVLQGISFSEERLGSITFSPPHTIVHHAIFARKDTRPVNSIEELRGKEIIVFRDGIMHDSLRNLGFSGNLHFAETPADALRLLASGAHDYAVVAILPGMYLIRELHLTNVVPVATSIAAQKYCYGVRKGNDELMTRISEGLAILHKTGQYQAIYDKWLGTLEPPPVSWERAVRYGALVLILLLLILAATVVWSRTLQKRVALRTQELARESAERKRALEELRRHQDKLIQADKMASLGILVSGVAHEINNPNGLILLNMPILKEVYQDSVEVLEARYRESGDFPLGGLPYSRMRNEVPHMLDEMLEGSKRIKRIVEELKDFARQDDNSGSDLFDLNQVAQAAVRLVDSSLRKATVNFSAEYAADIPQVRGNAQRIEQVVVNLLLNACQALPNTECRIALATFRVSNARIVALTITDEGVGIAAEHIPRLTDPFFTTKRETGGTGLGLSVSAGIVNEHGGTLKFNSTPGAGTTVILTLPAAEETP